A DNA window from Brassica napus cultivar Da-Ae chromosome A4, Da-Ae, whole genome shotgun sequence contains the following coding sequences:
- the LOC106446755 gene encoding OVARIAN TUMOR DOMAIN-containing deubiquitinating enzyme 6 isoform X2, protein MARILIQRGSSSNATRSTSSSGTEPPQASSNNAQVPPATIDEETTTDGKQEEVNVVEQAECSEAKDVSLPPSDEPVDREDDEGLIVSENVVVESEGRDCDSPDSLPLPVPPPKPSSNDNRRPVLGSFGALRIGAAQRGAGPRSLVSTRSLPSGSHPSSPRSQSENEGYNSSDEHMPCFVPSHAGSSSGSERELQFETEIRQSKGFEIRRMVEDGNCLFRAVADQVYGDSESHDMTRQLCMDYMEHERDHFSQFITEGFTSYLKRKRRNKVYGNNVEIQALAEMYNRPIHIYSYSTEPINIFQGSYNTDTPPIRLSYHHGNHYNSLVDPHRLTVGAGLGFGSLSGRHVDREQVKAAIKAQQEHQIDNALLAEGRYYSDLELTEKEIERSVMEASRAEYLMEWSKPRIGPTSNAETSSSGARTDWKQKEAVKEKTVVSSSVEMVLSMGFSYTQAMEAYSIFGDDVDSIVCYVLETSCGSSNNRRKGKAME, encoded by the exons atggcTCGTATTTTGATTCAACGAGGAAGTTCTTCCAACGCAACCCGCTCTACTTCTTCCTCAGGAACTGAGCCACCACAGGCAAGCAGTAATAATGCTCAGGTTCCACCAGCGACTATTGATGAAGAAACTACTACGGATGGAAAGCAAGAAGAGGTTAATGTTGTTGAACAAGCGGAGTGTTCTGAGGCTAAGGATGTATCACTTCCCCCCAGTGATGAGCCTGTGGATAGAGAGGATGATGAAGGTTTGATTGTTTCAGAAAATGTTGTTGTTGAAAGTGAAGGTAGAGATTGTGATTCCCCTGATTCGCTGCCCTTACCTGTTCCTCCACCGAAGCCTTCTTCGAATGATAATAGGAGACCGGTCTTGGGAAGTTTCGGTGCTTTACGAATTGGAGCAGCACAAAGAGGAGCTGGACCTCGCTCTCTTGTTTCCACTAGGAGTTTGCCAAGTGGATCACACCCTTCTTCTCCAAGGTCACAGAGTGAGAACGAAGGCTATAACAGTTCCGATGAGCATATGCCGTGCTTTGTACCCTCTCATGCTGGCTCTAGCTCTGGCTCGGAAAGAGAGCTTCAGTTTGAAACCGAGATTAGACAATCGAAAGGCTTCGAGATCAGGCGTATGGTGGAAGATGGAAACTGTCTCTTCAGGGCTGTGGCAGATCAAGTATATGGAGACTCAGAGTCACACGACATGACTAGGCAACTGTGCATGGACTACATG GAACACGAGAGGGATCACTTTTCTCAGTTCATAACTGAAGGCTTTACCTCTTACTTGAAGAGGAAAAGAAGAAATAAG GTCTATGGAAACAACGTGGAGATCCAAGCTTTAGCAGAAATGTATAATAGGCCTATCCACATTTACTCCTATAGCACAG AGCCGATCAACATATTTCAAGGGAGCTACAACACGGATACACCTCCCATAAGGCTGAGTTACCACCATGGGAACCATTACAATTCTTTGGTGGATCCACATCGGTTGACAGTTGGTGCAGGTCTCGGATTTGGTAGCCTCAGTGGG AGACACGTGGACAGAGAGCAGGTGAAAGCTGCTATTAAGGCTCAGCAAGAACATCAGATTGATAAT GCGCTGTTAGCAGAAGGGAGATATTACTCTGATCTTGAGCTTACGGAAAAGGAAATTGAACGGTCGGTAATGGAAGCTTCTCGTGCTGAGTATCTTATGGAATGGTCCAAGCCACGTATTGGTCCCACCTCTAATGCTGAGACGTCCTCTTCTGGAGCTA GAACTGACTGGAAACAAAAGGAGGCAGTAAAAGAGAAGACGGTGGTGAGCAGCAGTGTAGAGATGGTTTTGTCGATGGGATTTAGCTATACGCAGGCCATGGAAGCTTATAGCATTTTCGGGGATGACGTTGACTCTATTGTCTGCTATGTACTGGAGACGAGCTGTGGGAGCAGCAACAACCGACGCAAAGGCAAAGCCATGGAGTAG
- the LOC106446755 gene encoding OVARIAN TUMOR DOMAIN-containing deubiquitinating enzyme 6 isoform X1, which translates to MARILIQRGSSSNATRSTSSSGTEPPQASSNNAQVPPATIDEETTTDGKQEEVNVVEQAECSEAKDVSLPPSDEPVDREDDEGLIVSENVVVESEGRDCDSPDSLPLPVPPPKPSSNDNRRPVLGSFGALRIGAAQRGAGPRSLVSTRSLPSGSHPSSPRSQSENEGYNSSDEHMPCFVPSHAGSSSGSERELQFETEIRQSKGFEIRRMVEDGNCLFRAVADQVYGDSESHDMTRQLCMDYMEHERDHFSQFITEGFTSYLKRKRRNKVYGNNVEIQALAEMYNRPIHIYSYSTEPINIFQGSYNTDTPPIRLSYHHGNHYNSLVDPHRLTVGAGLGFGSLSGRHVDREQVKAAIKAQQEHQIDNALLAEGRYYSDLELTEKEIERSVMEASRAEYLMEWSKPRIGPTSNAETSSSGATGTDWKQKEAVKEKTVVSSSVEMVLSMGFSYTQAMEAYSIFGDDVDSIVCYVLETSCGSSNNRRKGKAME; encoded by the exons atggcTCGTATTTTGATTCAACGAGGAAGTTCTTCCAACGCAACCCGCTCTACTTCTTCCTCAGGAACTGAGCCACCACAGGCAAGCAGTAATAATGCTCAGGTTCCACCAGCGACTATTGATGAAGAAACTACTACGGATGGAAAGCAAGAAGAGGTTAATGTTGTTGAACAAGCGGAGTGTTCTGAGGCTAAGGATGTATCACTTCCCCCCAGTGATGAGCCTGTGGATAGAGAGGATGATGAAGGTTTGATTGTTTCAGAAAATGTTGTTGTTGAAAGTGAAGGTAGAGATTGTGATTCCCCTGATTCGCTGCCCTTACCTGTTCCTCCACCGAAGCCTTCTTCGAATGATAATAGGAGACCGGTCTTGGGAAGTTTCGGTGCTTTACGAATTGGAGCAGCACAAAGAGGAGCTGGACCTCGCTCTCTTGTTTCCACTAGGAGTTTGCCAAGTGGATCACACCCTTCTTCTCCAAGGTCACAGAGTGAGAACGAAGGCTATAACAGTTCCGATGAGCATATGCCGTGCTTTGTACCCTCTCATGCTGGCTCTAGCTCTGGCTCGGAAAGAGAGCTTCAGTTTGAAACCGAGATTAGACAATCGAAAGGCTTCGAGATCAGGCGTATGGTGGAAGATGGAAACTGTCTCTTCAGGGCTGTGGCAGATCAAGTATATGGAGACTCAGAGTCACACGACATGACTAGGCAACTGTGCATGGACTACATG GAACACGAGAGGGATCACTTTTCTCAGTTCATAACTGAAGGCTTTACCTCTTACTTGAAGAGGAAAAGAAGAAATAAG GTCTATGGAAACAACGTGGAGATCCAAGCTTTAGCAGAAATGTATAATAGGCCTATCCACATTTACTCCTATAGCACAG AGCCGATCAACATATTTCAAGGGAGCTACAACACGGATACACCTCCCATAAGGCTGAGTTACCACCATGGGAACCATTACAATTCTTTGGTGGATCCACATCGGTTGACAGTTGGTGCAGGTCTCGGATTTGGTAGCCTCAGTGGG AGACACGTGGACAGAGAGCAGGTGAAAGCTGCTATTAAGGCTCAGCAAGAACATCAGATTGATAAT GCGCTGTTAGCAGAAGGGAGATATTACTCTGATCTTGAGCTTACGGAAAAGGAAATTGAACGGTCGGTAATGGAAGCTTCTCGTGCTGAGTATCTTATGGAATGGTCCAAGCCACGTATTGGTCCCACCTCTAATGCTGAGACGTCCTCTTCTGGAGCTA CAGGAACTGACTGGAAACAAAAGGAGGCAGTAAAAGAGAAGACGGTGGTGAGCAGCAGTGTAGAGATGGTTTTGTCGATGGGATTTAGCTATACGCAGGCCATGGAAGCTTATAGCATTTTCGGGGATGACGTTGACTCTATTGTCTGCTATGTACTGGAGACGAGCTGTGGGAGCAGCAACAACCGACGCAAAGGCAAAGCCATGGAGTAG